In one Thermodesulfobium acidiphilum genomic region, the following are encoded:
- a CDS encoding UbiX family flavin prenyltransferase, which translates to MKKIVIGITGASGIRYALRMIDVLKREYDLCVIYTRAASLVMMDEEGVDVNSIKKRYSDVSFYDESDFNCKYASGSQKPEAVIICPCSAATLSSVANGLSSNLLERICDVALKEGIKLILVFRETPLNLIHVENMKRVIMAGGIILPACPGFYNKPKSVEDMVDFVVAKTLNRIGIDNNLLKPWKCNNKS; encoded by the coding sequence TTGAAAAAGATTGTAATAGGTATTACTGGAGCAAGTGGGATCAGGTATGCATTAAGAATGATTGATGTTTTAAAAAGAGAATATGATCTGTGTGTGATATATACCAGGGCAGCGAGTCTTGTGATGATGGATGAAGAGGGTGTCGATGTAAATTCGATAAAAAAAAGGTATAGCGATGTAAGCTTTTATGATGAAAGTGATTTTAACTGCAAATATGCATCAGGCTCACAAAAACCTGAAGCTGTAATTATTTGCCCATGTTCTGCTGCAACTCTTTCCAGCGTAGCCAATGGTTTGTCTTCAAATCTTTTGGAGCGAATTTGTGATGTAGCTCTCAAGGAAGGTATAAAACTGATTTTGGTTTTTAGAGAAACTCCTTTAAATTTGATTCATGTTGAGAATATGAAAAGGGTTATTATGGCAGGAGGCATTATTTTGCCTGCTTGCCCAGGATTTTATAATAAACCAAAATCAGTAGAAGATATGGTAGATTTTGTAGTAGCAAAGACTTTAAACAGGATAGGAATTGACAACAATCTTTTAAAACCGTGGAAGTGCAACAATAAATCTTAA
- a CDS encoding UbiA-like polyprenyltransferase, giving the protein MKLTNILNDIRVEHTVFSLPFLLASAFIASNGFPEINKLILIVLALLFARAAAMSFNRFADANIDKFNPRTAKRSIPKGAVKRKDMFLFVCFCSTMFILTSYLLGNLTFLLSPVALFIVFFYSYTKRFTALSHIVLGLALSLAPGGAWIALRNDFGLVPFFMMLAVVFWLAGFDVLYSLQDLKYDIKQGLHSIPVAIGEKNSLYVARLFHSLTILFLSPIGIMAHINFIYYLGLIIFAGLLLYEHSLVKPNDLSKIDMAFFNVNAICSFIYATFVIFSVLIK; this is encoded by the coding sequence TTGAAACTAACGAACATTCTCAACGATATAAGAGTAGAACATACTGTTTTTTCGCTGCCTTTTTTATTGGCCTCTGCATTTATAGCTTCAAATGGTTTCCCTGAAATTAATAAATTGATTCTTATAGTACTAGCGCTTTTGTTTGCAAGGGCTGCTGCCATGTCTTTTAATCGATTTGCAGATGCAAATATTGATAAATTCAATCCAAGAACTGCGAAGAGATCTATTCCCAAAGGCGCAGTAAAAAGAAAAGATATGTTTTTGTTTGTATGTTTTTGTTCAACGATGTTTATTTTGACCTCTTATTTACTTGGAAATTTGACTTTTTTATTGTCTCCTGTAGCGCTTTTTATAGTTTTTTTCTATTCATATACGAAAAGGTTTACCGCACTAAGTCATATTGTTTTAGGTCTTGCACTCAGTCTAGCTCCTGGCGGAGCGTGGATAGCATTGAGAAATGATTTCGGTTTAGTGCCATTTTTTATGATGCTGGCTGTAGTTTTCTGGCTTGCAGGGTTTGACGTTTTGTACTCCCTTCAGGATCTAAAGTATGATATAAAACAGGGACTTCATTCTATTCCCGTTGCAATAGGTGAAAAGAATTCCTTATATGTAGCGAGATTATTTCACTCTCTGACAATACTCTTTTTGTCTCCAATTGGAATAATGGCTCACATAAATTTTATTTACTATCTAGGCTTAATTATATTTGCAGGCCTTCTGTTATACGAGCATTCGCTAGTAAAGCCTAACGATCTTTCTAAAATAGATATGGCTTTTTTTAACGTTAATGCTATTTGTTCATTTATATATGCTACTTTTGTAATTTTTTCTGTGTTAATAAAATAA
- a CDS encoding menaquinone biosynthesis decarboxylase produces MSKISAFSSLGEYLSFLEKRNELKKIKVEVDRYLEITEIADRFVKVGGPALYFEKVKDSNFPLAINIFGTWDRVVSAIGNPDDIAKRIEELLRFPTKKIGFWDALKSLPDILGLMNIKPKIVSKAPCQEIILEGDSVNLGDLPVLYCWPLDGGPFITLPLVITQDPMTKERNLGMYRMQVFDKNTTGMHWHHHKDGARHYSKLNPGEKMPVAVAIGADPATIYAATAPLPPNVDEFVFAGFLRGSGVEMVKAITSDLFVPAQAEFVLEGYVIKGELRREGPFGDHTGFYSLEDDFPVFHVECITHRKNPIYVATIVGRPPMEDAYLGKATERIFLPMLKMTLPEIVDINLPIEGVFHNLAVVSIRKQYPGHARKVMHALWGLGQMSFTKFIIVVDEDVNVHDMSFVRWKALNNVDPERDIEIVKGPVDVLDHAAPYPRFGSKMGIDATRKMKEEGLVREFPPDIKMDKKIKDLVSKRWKEYGF; encoded by the coding sequence GTGAGTAAAATAAGCGCCTTTTCGTCGTTGGGTGAATACCTATCCTTTTTAGAGAAGAGAAATGAACTGAAAAAAATAAAGGTTGAAGTTGACAGGTATCTTGAAATAACGGAGATTGCGGATAGATTTGTAAAAGTAGGAGGACCTGCTCTTTACTTTGAAAAGGTAAAAGACTCTAATTTTCCTTTGGCTATTAATATTTTTGGTACTTGGGATAGAGTGGTAAGCGCAATAGGAAATCCTGATGACATTGCTAAAAGGATTGAAGAATTGCTTAGGTTTCCTACCAAGAAAATTGGCTTCTGGGACGCTCTGAAGTCTTTGCCTGATATTTTAGGACTTATGAACATTAAACCAAAAATTGTAAGTAAGGCTCCGTGCCAGGAAATAATTTTAGAAGGGGATAGTGTAAATTTAGGGGATTTGCCAGTACTATATTGTTGGCCGCTTGATGGTGGCCCTTTTATTACTCTGCCGCTTGTTATTACTCAAGATCCAATGACAAAAGAGAGAAACCTTGGGATGTATAGGATGCAAGTTTTTGATAAAAATACGACTGGTATGCACTGGCATCATCACAAAGATGGAGCAAGACACTACTCAAAGTTAAATCCTGGGGAAAAAATGCCTGTCGCGGTAGCTATTGGAGCTGACCCAGCTACTATTTATGCTGCTACGGCACCTTTACCCCCAAACGTTGATGAATTCGTTTTTGCAGGTTTTTTGAGAGGTTCTGGTGTGGAGATGGTTAAGGCTATAACTTCTGATTTATTTGTGCCAGCCCAAGCTGAATTTGTACTAGAGGGATATGTAATTAAGGGAGAACTTAGACGAGAAGGACCATTTGGAGATCATACTGGATTTTATTCTTTGGAAGATGATTTTCCTGTTTTTCATGTTGAGTGTATTACTCATAGAAAAAATCCTATTTATGTAGCTACTATTGTGGGTAGACCTCCTATGGAGGATGCATATCTTGGCAAGGCTACTGAAAGAATATTTCTCCCTATGTTAAAGATGACTTTGCCTGAGATAGTAGATATAAACTTGCCTATTGAGGGGGTTTTTCATAATTTAGCAGTAGTTTCAATTAGAAAGCAATATCCTGGTCATGCTAGAAAGGTTATGCATGCGCTATGGGGACTTGGTCAGATGAGTTTTACTAAATTTATTATAGTGGTTGATGAAGATGTAAACGTTCACGATATGTCATTTGTAAGATGGAAAGCTCTTAATAACGTGGATCCAGAAAGGGACATTGAAATTGTAAAGGGTCCGGTGGACGTTCTGGATCATGCTGCACCTTATCCAAGATTTGGTTCCAAGATGGGTATAGACGCAACACGAAAAATGAAAGAAGAGGGACTGGTAAGAGAATTTCCTCCTGATATCAAGATGGACAAAAAAATAAAAGATTTAGTAAGCAAACGTTGGAAAGAATATGGATTTTAG
- a CDS encoding universal stress protein, which yields MKVLVAVDGSKPSLKAAEFALNLAKEHQSVEVILLTVGCAYDWTYVSDDVFVDPEKINEACDLAFSKKLNEAKKIFDDAGVNVKAVLLSGGDPAKEILKYVEENNIDRIVVGNKGLNPLSGLLGSVAYSILKNAKVPVILVK from the coding sequence ATGAAAGTTTTAGTTGCTGTGGACGGGTCGAAGCCCTCATTGAAGGCTGCTGAATTTGCTTTAAATTTAGCAAAGGAGCACCAATCGGTTGAAGTTATATTGCTTACAGTTGGTTGCGCATATGACTGGACATATGTAAGTGACGATGTTTTTGTGGATCCAGAGAAGATTAATGAAGCTTGTGATTTAGCTTTTTCCAAAAAATTGAATGAAGCAAAAAAAATTTTTGATGATGCAGGAGTTAATGTAAAGGCAGTATTACTATCTGGCGGTGACCCTGCGAAAGAAATTTTGAAGTATGTTGAAGAAAATAATATTGATAGAATTGTAGTTGGAAATAAAGGGCTAAACCCTTTATCCGGACTTCTGGGTAGCGTTGCTTATTCAATCTTAAAAAATGCAAAGGTTCCGGTAATTCTGGTTAAATAG